A genome region from Psychrobacter jeotgali includes the following:
- a CDS encoding AEC family transporter has translation MIDAIIFAITIVLPNLFLMGLGFFMKKRGEVSQTFIDQASYFVFNYCLPALLFFSVVDSEVDYAKQITLIAAGILITFILFIGAELYAKRFVSDPADQGVFVQGIFRSNMAIIGLATVANAYGEKGLSIGAVYMGIVTILFNILAVITLSRVSKSAEDTWTSRTLMVVKKLFTNPLILALLAAFAYKALPLPPITGVIHTTGDLLAAVALPLALICAGASIDLKSMFRLSGLSMQASIGRIVIAPIVAIVVGLSFGLTGVHMGVLFLMVASPTAAASYVMAKAMGGNDVLAANILAFTTVVGLFSMAIGAALLRVFGLM, from the coding sequence ATGATTGACGCTATCATTTTTGCGATTACCATTGTTTTGCCTAACCTGTTTTTGATGGGGTTGGGCTTTTTTATGAAAAAACGTGGAGAAGTCAGTCAAACCTTTATCGATCAGGCCTCATATTTTGTTTTTAATTATTGCTTGCCAGCGCTATTATTCTTTAGTGTCGTCGATAGCGAAGTTGATTATGCCAAGCAAATCACCTTAATAGCCGCCGGTATTCTCATAACCTTTATTTTATTTATCGGTGCCGAGCTCTATGCTAAGCGCTTCGTTAGCGATCCTGCCGATCAAGGGGTCTTCGTCCAAGGTATCTTTCGTAGTAATATGGCCATCATTGGTCTAGCTACGGTCGCCAACGCTTATGGCGAAAAGGGGTTAAGTATTGGGGCGGTCTATATGGGCATTGTGACCATATTGTTTAATATCTTAGCCGTTATTACCTTGAGCCGAGTCTCTAAAAGCGCGGAGGATACTTGGACGAGCCGTACGCTCATGGTGGTCAAAAAGCTATTTACTAATCCGCTCATTCTTGCGTTACTAGCCGCTTTTGCATACAAGGCGTTACCACTGCCGCCCATAACTGGGGTCATCCATACTACTGGAGATCTGTTGGCTGCTGTGGCTTTGCCGCTAGCACTGATTTGTGCAGGGGCTAGTATTGATCTAAAGTCGATGTTTAGACTATCGGGTTTGTCGATGCAAGCCAGTATTGGCCGCATTGTTATTGCACCTATAGTAGCGATTGTAGTGGGTTTAAGTTTTGGTCTGACCGGCGTGCACATGGGCGTGCTATTTTTGATGGTCGCTTCTCCAACGGCCGCTGCTAGTTACGTTATGGCTAAAGCTATGGGCGGTAATGATGTTTTGGCGGCCAATATTTTGGCCTTCACCACCGTGGTTGGGCTATTTAGTATGGCGATTGGGGCCGCGTTACTGCGGGTGTTTGGGCTGATGTAA
- the mnmG gene encoding tRNA uridine-5-carboxymethylaminomethyl(34) synthesis enzyme MnmG produces the protein MQYPKSYDVVVIGGGHAGTEAALAAARMGAQTLLLTHNIETLGQMSCNPAIGGIGKSHLVREIDALGGAMALATDKAGIQFRVLNSRKGAAVRATRAQADRILYKAAIRHTLENQPNLDLFQQGADDILVENGRATAVVTSTGIIFKTETVILTSGTFLGGVIHIGLENSKGGRAGDQPSIKLADRLRELKLPVGRLKTGTPARIDARSVDFSVMTVQPGDTPLPVMSYMGDVSMHPEQVNCYITHTNARTHDIIRENLDRSPMFSGKIEGVGPRYCPSIEDKIHRFADKDSHQIFIEPEGLTTHELYPNGISTSLPFDVQLDFIHSMKGLENAHITRPGYAIEYDYFDPQNLKPTLETKSIDRLYFAGQINGTTGYEEAGVQGLLAGTNAALVTSNNSEFETWTPRRDQAYLGVLVDDLITHGTTEPYRMFTSRAEYRLLLREDNADQRLTETGRKLGLVDDERWQAYQQKMEAIASESARLKDMWATPANELGKQVAEQTGEVLSKESTAYDLLKRPQIHFADIAAITDSKVDAQVGEQIEISVKYAGYINRQQEDIEQMKRLENTLLPLDFDYNVVSGLSNEVVQKLIKVRPATLAQASRISGVTPAAVQLLAMTVKKQKKAQAALNS, from the coding sequence ATGCAATACCCAAAAAGTTACGACGTAGTAGTGATCGGTGGCGGTCATGCCGGTACAGAAGCGGCATTGGCGGCTGCACGTATGGGCGCGCAGACCTTGCTATTGACGCATAATATTGAGACTTTAGGTCAAATGAGCTGTAACCCAGCGATTGGCGGTATCGGTAAGTCGCATTTGGTGCGTGAGATTGATGCGCTAGGCGGCGCAATGGCATTAGCTACTGATAAAGCCGGAATTCAGTTTCGGGTATTGAATAGCCGTAAGGGCGCAGCGGTACGAGCGACGCGCGCGCAGGCTGATCGTATTCTTTATAAAGCCGCTATTCGTCATACCCTTGAAAACCAGCCTAATTTGGATTTATTCCAGCAAGGCGCCGATGATATTTTGGTCGAAAACGGTCGGGCAACGGCGGTGGTTACCTCAACGGGAATCATCTTTAAGACCGAGACCGTGATTTTAACCTCAGGGACTTTTTTAGGCGGGGTGATTCATATCGGTCTTGAGAACTCTAAAGGCGGACGGGCAGGGGATCAACCCTCTATTAAGCTTGCTGACCGTTTGCGTGAGCTTAAGTTGCCAGTCGGTCGTCTAAAGACAGGCACGCCTGCACGTATCGATGCGCGCAGCGTTGATTTTAGTGTGATGACGGTGCAGCCGGGTGATACGCCATTGCCGGTGATGAGTTATATGGGCGATGTTTCTATGCATCCTGAACAGGTCAATTGTTATATCACTCATACCAATGCCCGTACTCACGACATTATCCGTGAGAATTTAGATCGCTCGCCGATGTTCTCTGGCAAAATCGAAGGGGTTGGCCCGCGCTATTGTCCCTCTATTGAAGATAAGATTCACCGGTTTGCCGACAAGGACAGCCATCAGATATTCATCGAGCCTGAGGGCTTAACCACGCATGAGCTATATCCTAATGGAATTTCTACCAGTTTGCCGTTTGATGTGCAGCTGGACTTTATCCATAGTATGAAGGGCTTAGAAAATGCGCATATTACCCGCCCGGGCTACGCTATTGAGTATGATTACTTTGACCCACAGAACCTAAAGCCCACCCTTGAAACCAAGTCTATTGATCGCTTGTATTTTGCCGGTCAAATCAACGGTACTACCGGTTACGAAGAAGCAGGTGTGCAAGGGTTGTTGGCGGGTACGAATGCGGCATTGGTTACTAGCAATAATAGTGAGTTTGAGACCTGGACGCCGCGCCGCGATCAAGCGTATTTAGGCGTGCTAGTTGATGATTTAATTACCCATGGCACTACTGAGCCTTATCGGATGTTTACCAGCCGCGCTGAATATCGCTTATTGCTGCGTGAAGACAATGCCGATCAGCGTTTGACCGAAACTGGTCGCAAACTGGGTTTAGTTGATGACGAGCGCTGGCAAGCTTATCAGCAAAAAATGGAAGCTATTGCTAGTGAGTCTGCACGCCTAAAAGATATGTGGGCGACCCCTGCTAACGAGTTAGGTAAGCAAGTAGCAGAGCAAACCGGTGAAGTGCTATCCAAAGAATCTACGGCTTATGATTTGCTTAAACGTCCACAGATACACTTTGCGGATATTGCGGCGATTACTGATTCAAAGGTCGATGCGCAAGTAGGCGAGCAAATAGAGATATCCGTCAAGTATGCTGGCTATATTAATCGTCAGCAAGAAGATATTGAGCAAATGAAACGGCTTGAGAATACCTTGCTTCCGCTAGATTTTGATTATAATGTAGTTTCGGGCTTATCAAATGAAGTGGTACAAAAGCTAATCAAAGTGCGTCCAGCAACCTTAGCGCAAGCCAGTCGTATCAGTGGAGTAACCCCTGCTGCGGTGCAATTACTGGCTATGACGGTCAAAAAGCAGAAAAAAGCGCAGGCCGCCCTAAACTCGTAA
- a CDS encoding ChaB family protein: MPYGKLAELPDNVKDNLPKHAQEIFRAAFNSASEQYKDESRWFATAWAAVENVYEKNEKGDWVKKPDYK, encoded by the coding sequence ATGCCTTACGGCAAGCTAGCAGAGCTACCAGACAACGTAAAAGATAATTTACCTAAACACGCCCAAGAGATTTTTCGAGCGGCATTTAATAGCGCCAGCGAACAGTATAAAGACGAATCACGCTGGTTTGCCACCGCTTGGGCCGCCGTTGAAAATGTCTATGAAAAAAATGAAAAGGGCGACTGGGTCAAAAAACCAGATTATAAATAA
- the ispF gene encoding 2-C-methyl-D-erythritol 2,4-cyclodiphosphate synthase, whose translation MIKIGQGIDVHAFHNNGEQEQYVVLAGVPIEHTHSLLAHSDGDVVLHALADALLGALALGDIGQHFPDTDSTHAGLDSRVLLRYVYSKVQQAGYKLGNADITVMCERPKLAPHNQAMRDNIASDLQTAVSNISVKATTTEKLGFTGRQEGIMANAVVLLVADD comes from the coding sequence ATGATAAAAATTGGTCAAGGTATCGACGTCCACGCTTTTCATAACAATGGCGAGCAAGAGCAATATGTCGTATTGGCAGGTGTGCCCATTGAACATACCCATAGCTTACTTGCGCATTCTGATGGTGACGTCGTGCTACATGCTTTGGCCGATGCCTTGCTTGGAGCGTTAGCTTTAGGAGATATTGGTCAGCATTTCCCTGATACAGATAGCACGCATGCCGGACTTGATTCTAGGGTACTACTACGTTATGTGTATAGCAAAGTTCAGCAGGCAGGGTATAAACTAGGCAATGCTGACATTACGGTGATGTGTGAGCGCCCAAAGCTTGCGCCGCATAATCAAGCCATGCGTGACAATATCGCTAGTGATTTACAAACGGCGGTAAGTAACATTAGTGTCAAGGCGACCACGACCGAAAAGCTTGGATTTACCGGTCGCCAAGAAGGTATCATGGCAAACGCTGTGGTATTATTAGTGGCTGATGATTAA
- the grxD gene encoding Grx4 family monothiol glutaredoxin encodes MSEQTPNTATNDVEQLIRDQIKDNKVILYMKGTPQFPQCGFSARSIEVLTQIGRPFAFVNILENPEIRATLPKVGNWPTFPQLWIDGELMGGSDIILQMYQSGELKPLVEANSPAA; translated from the coding sequence ATGAGTGAACAAACCCCAAATACTGCGACCAATGATGTTGAACAATTGATTCGTGATCAAATTAAAGATAATAAAGTTATCTTATATATGAAAGGTACGCCGCAGTTCCCGCAGTGCGGATTCTCTGCACGTTCTATTGAAGTATTGACGCAGATTGGTCGTCCGTTTGCCTTTGTTAATATCCTAGAAAACCCAGAGATTCGTGCCACTTTACCAAAGGTAGGTAACTGGCCTACTTTTCCGCAGTTATGGATTGATGGTGAGCTTATGGGCGGATCAGATATTATCTTGCAGATGTATCAATCAGGCGAGCTTAAGCCTTTAGTAGAAGCCAATAGCCCAGCCGCTTAA
- a CDS encoding HesA/MoeB/ThiF family protein, whose translation MTSSTDVQPSINKASIAVSIDSQTLNDDELLRYARQVLLEGWDVDAQLRLKSSRIVMIGAGGLGCPASETLVRAGLGQLLLIDDDVIEESNLQRQTLFLPTDIGKPKAETAAQLLQEINPMIEARATVARLSDDNAYELMDMAAGKPDLLLDCTDNFATRAMINRISVRYQIPLLSASAIGMQGQLALYEPALNTGCYYCVFGEHNSDTDERTCANSGVLASTTAIMGNLQANAALQYLGLTKNPLTGKLLMWDGRQMQQRLMGYRQDSDCPICAA comes from the coding sequence ATGACATCGTCAACAGACGTCCAACCTTCAATAAACAAAGCTTCGATAGCTGTCTCAATAGATAGCCAAACGCTTAACGATGACGAGCTACTGCGTTATGCGCGCCAAGTCCTGCTTGAGGGCTGGGATGTCGACGCACAGCTGCGCTTAAAATCCTCGCGTATCGTTATGATTGGGGCCGGCGGGCTGGGTTGTCCAGCCTCTGAGACTTTGGTGCGGGCGGGTCTGGGTCAATTGCTACTCATCGATGATGATGTCATCGAAGAGAGTAATTTGCAGCGGCAAACGCTATTTTTGCCTACTGATATTGGCAAACCCAAAGCTGAAACGGCGGCGCAGCTGTTGCAGGAAATTAATCCGATGATTGAAGCTCGGGCTACGGTTGCACGGCTAAGTGATGATAATGCTTACGAATTAATGGATATGGCAGCGGGCAAGCCTGACTTGCTACTTGATTGTACTGATAACTTTGCCACCCGTGCGATGATTAATCGCATCAGTGTGCGCTATCAGATTCCGCTATTGTCAGCCTCGGCGATTGGTATGCAAGGTCAGCTGGCTTTATATGAACCAGCATTGAATACCGGCTGCTATTACTGTGTATTTGGCGAGCATAATAGCGATACTGATGAGCGCACTTGTGCCAACTCAGGGGTGCTAGCCAGCACGACTGCCATTATGGGCAATCTACAAGCTAATGCTGCCTTACAGTATTTAGGTTTAACTAAAAATCCACTGACAGGCAAGCTATTAATGTGGGACGGTAGGCAGATGCAACAACGCTTGATGGGCTATCGGCAAGATAGCGACTGTCCTATTTGTGCCGCTTAG
- a CDS encoding LLM class flavin-dependent oxidoreductase, with product MSNTIPLSFLDLAPVPSGKTIEEGIAQTVEIAQQAEAAGFNRYWMAEHHNMAGIASAATSVLLSHIGSQTERIRIGAGGIMLPNHAPLVVAEQFGTLKALYGDRVDLGLGRAPGTDGATFQALRRQMKDAERFPQDVQELLYLLGDDTDNSPVQAFPGAKSNVPIWILGSSLFGATLAAHLGLPYVFASHFAPQMLAQAINTYREQFRPSKYLDKPYVMLAANLLLADDDETAHYHFTSAQQSFVRLRRGEKGQMPKPTYDMDSIWSPAEKMMVDSALSVSFIGSVETVQPKLAEFIDKYQPDELIVTANVYDQTARLRSLALVPQLNLFTLQAESATA from the coding sequence ATGAGTAATACTATTCCTTTATCCTTTCTAGATTTAGCGCCCGTACCTAGTGGTAAAACCATCGAAGAGGGTATCGCCCAAACCGTAGAGATTGCCCAACAAGCAGAAGCAGCCGGCTTCAACCGTTACTGGATGGCAGAGCATCATAATATGGCAGGTATTGCTAGTGCCGCCACCTCTGTGCTGTTGTCACATATTGGTAGCCAAACTGAGCGTATTCGTATTGGCGCTGGCGGTATTATGCTACCTAATCATGCGCCATTAGTGGTCGCTGAGCAGTTTGGGACGCTAAAAGCCTTATATGGTGACCGAGTCGATTTAGGTTTAGGCCGGGCCCCGGGTACTGATGGCGCCACCTTCCAAGCGCTGCGCCGTCAAATGAAAGATGCTGAGCGCTTCCCGCAAGATGTACAAGAGCTCCTCTATCTATTAGGCGATGATACGGATAACAGTCCCGTACAAGCTTTCCCCGGAGCGAAATCAAATGTGCCAATTTGGATATTAGGCTCGTCATTATTTGGTGCAACATTAGCCGCTCATTTAGGGCTACCGTATGTGTTCGCCTCGCACTTTGCACCGCAGATGCTCGCTCAAGCGATCAATACTTATCGTGAGCAATTCAGGCCTTCAAAATACTTAGATAAACCCTATGTCATGCTGGCTGCGAATTTATTATTGGCTGATGATGATGAAACTGCGCATTATCACTTTACCTCAGCGCAGCAAAGCTTCGTACGCCTGCGCCGCGGTGAAAAAGGACAAATGCCGAAGCCCACTTATGATATGGATAGCATCTGGAGCCCAGCAGAGAAGATGATGGTCGATAGCGCTTTATCGGTTTCATTTATCGGTTCGGTTGAGACTGTACAGCCGAAACTTGCTGAATTTATTGACAAATATCAGCCTGATGAGTTGATCGTAACGGCTAACGTTTACGACCAAACAGCACGCCTACGCTCGCTTGCACTGGTACCCCAGTTAAATTTGTTTACTTTACAAGCTGAGAGTGCCACTGCATAA
- a CDS encoding LysR substrate-binding domain-containing protein has product MAIDMVVNQRHLQIQLKQLETVWHTVVNGYNLSQAATVLHTSQSSLSKHIAALENQLKTEVFIRQGKRLTGLTPMGTALLPHIETIFAEIRTIENLSLDFNNPNTGTLTVATTHTQARYVLPQVVKAFKERFPKVNLILQQADPETIAQMVIRGQADIGIATESLLHNDYLRCHRYYDWTHRIIVPRDHELAGLDTVDLPTLASYPIVTYHGGFTGRGAIDKTFSDAGLEPDIVLSALDADVISTYVGLGLGIGIIAEMAFEPSHYQNLVAIPVDHFGRFTSWMAVRDDAEIRQYGRAFMELCQQQFSE; this is encoded by the coding sequence ATGGCAATCGATATGGTAGTTAACCAACGGCACTTGCAGATTCAGCTTAAGCAACTGGAAACGGTCTGGCATACTGTGGTCAATGGCTATAACCTAAGTCAAGCCGCTACAGTTTTGCATACCAGCCAATCGAGCCTATCGAAGCACATTGCCGCCCTAGAGAATCAGCTCAAGACCGAAGTTTTTATTCGTCAAGGCAAGCGGCTCACTGGTCTTACCCCCATGGGTACCGCATTACTACCGCACATCGAAACTATCTTTGCTGAGATTCGCACCATTGAAAATCTCAGCCTTGATTTTAATAATCCCAATACCGGTACGCTGACGGTGGCCACTACTCATACCCAAGCGCGCTATGTATTACCGCAAGTGGTCAAAGCCTTTAAAGAGCGTTTTCCGAAAGTTAATTTGATCTTGCAGCAGGCAGATCCTGAAACTATTGCGCAAATGGTCATTCGCGGGCAAGCAGATATTGGTATCGCTACAGAATCCTTACTGCATAACGATTATCTACGTTGCCATCGCTATTACGATTGGACACATCGCATTATTGTGCCCCGTGACCATGAGCTTGCTGGCCTCGATACTGTAGATTTGCCGACGCTTGCTAGCTACCCTATCGTGACTTATCATGGCGGTTTTACTGGTCGCGGAGCCATTGATAAAACCTTTAGTGATGCAGGGCTTGAGCCTGATATTGTACTATCGGCGCTCGATGCTGATGTGATTAGTACTTATGTGGGTCTAGGTTTGGGTATCGGAATTATCGCAGAGATGGCGTTTGAACCCAGTCATTACCAAAACCTAGTGGCTATTCCCGTCGATCATTTCGGGCGTTTTACCAGTTGGATGGCGGTCCGTGACGATGCCGAGATTCGTCAGTATGGTCGGGCTTTTATGGAGCTCTGTCAGCAGCAGTTTAGTGAATAA
- the prmC gene encoding peptide chain release factor N(5)-glutamine methyltransferase — MTTFNIRQIKQQIKQLANETSDSNGKALPSFWLTDWLLYVIDKPALFLITDDDYQLTDSELDQFNTGITNMQQGMPLAYLTGQQEFWSLDFKVNAHTLIPRPDTEVLVEQVLRWIGECESNRAERLDKANNVAINHNNPNDNKRLLDLGTGSGCIAISLAHELQKDAQPNWQVVAVDISAEALEVAEYNAAANNTQVAFMQSSWYEALSTNPAQRFDVIVSNPPYIDESDEHLIDLQAEPISALSAPEQGLADIAHIVQYAPQFLQAGGLLAIEHGYDQGKAVRKLFLERGFKAVKTVSDYGGNDRVTLGEI, encoded by the coding sequence ATGACAACATTTAATATTCGTCAGATAAAACAGCAAATAAAACAACTGGCAAATGAGACCTCAGATAGTAATGGTAAGGCCTTGCCATCATTCTGGCTGACGGATTGGTTATTATATGTCATTGATAAGCCCGCATTATTTTTAATCACAGACGATGATTATCAGCTGACCGATAGCGAGCTTGACCAGTTCAATACGGGTATTACTAACATGCAGCAAGGTATGCCTTTAGCTTATCTGACCGGCCAGCAGGAATTTTGGTCGCTTGATTTTAAGGTAAACGCACACACGCTCATTCCAAGACCAGATACCGAGGTATTAGTCGAGCAAGTCCTTCGTTGGATAGGAGAGTGTGAGAGCAATAGAGCTGAGCGTCTTGATAAAGCGAATAACGTCGCCATAAACCATAATAACCCTAACGATAACAAGCGTTTACTTGATTTGGGCACGGGATCGGGTTGTATTGCAATCAGCCTTGCCCATGAGCTGCAAAAGGATGCTCAACCCAATTGGCAAGTGGTCGCCGTTGATATCTCAGCTGAAGCGTTAGAAGTCGCTGAATATAATGCAGCGGCTAATAATACTCAGGTCGCATTTATGCAAAGCAGCTGGTATGAGGCGTTATCAACCAATCCTGCACAGCGCTTTGATGTCATCGTCTCCAATCCGCCTTATATCGATGAAAGCGATGAGCATTTGATCGATTTGCAAGCGGAGCCAATTAGTGCGCTAAGTGCGCCCGAGCAGGGATTGGCTGATATAGCCCATATCGTGCAATACGCGCCGCAATTTTTACAGGCAGGTGGTTTGCTCGCTATTGAGCATGGCTATGACCAAGGAAAGGCGGTTCGTAAGCTTTTTTTAGAGCGTGGCTTTAAGGCAGTGAAAACTGTATCCGATTATGGCGGTAATGATAGAGTTACGCTGGGTGAGATTTAG
- a CDS encoding AmpG family muropeptide MFS transporter yields the protein MSAVKSVPPNSAVPKKSWGEAIKAYLEPRAVIMLFLGFSAGIPILLIFSSLSLWLREAGIERSVVTMFSWAALGYSFKFIWAPLIDALPVPFLTKWLGRRRAWIVTSQLLIVIAILLMASFNPVTESVLWFMAASAVLLGFSSATQDIVIDAYRIEIAPPTLQPTLAAMYVAGYRIGMIVAGAGALYLADYFGSTEAFYSYEAWRNTYYIMAAVMSIGILTTFAGYEPIAEILQVKKQKLNLKIFFIYAGLLVIPGSIYGLVSLVEIIYNNFLDTTINVVPLAIMPAVNLYFLALVACAPLLLLFFIINQPKIVNKVSLVVETSEDYVRIVMLFAFTVISFIAAFIIIGSFFSDSESVLLSFVAETVRLLGSLVVAVAVGYGLTHVGLAKKEVAKTMWIDPIADFFKRYGKKALLLLLLIGLYRVSDIVAGVISNVFYQDMSFTKVEIANAVKLVGVLMALAGGFLGGVLAQKMRLMHAMMLGALLACVTNLLFVLLTYNPGSLPHMYLAVILDNLAAGFASAVFIAFLSALTSIRFTAVQYSIFSSLMTLAPKVLGGYSGGIVDNMGYPFFFLFTFAIGIPVLLLIYLVDKHIVIGDNDDIYGDDEDDDKGDGAKSDEGTGVDKLTKINPNLTDTKEPPRAPE from the coding sequence ATGTCTGCTGTTAAATCTGTACCACCTAATTCTGCTGTTCCCAAAAAATCTTGGGGCGAGGCGATAAAAGCTTATCTCGAGCCCCGTGCCGTTATCATGCTATTTTTGGGATTTTCAGCAGGTATTCCCATTTTGCTGATTTTCTCAAGTTTGTCGTTGTGGCTACGCGAGGCGGGGATTGAGCGTAGCGTGGTAACTATGTTTAGCTGGGCAGCGCTTGGTTATTCTTTTAAGTTTATCTGGGCTCCTTTAATCGACGCCCTTCCGGTGCCTTTTTTAACCAAATGGCTGGGACGACGGCGAGCTTGGATTGTAACCTCGCAGCTGCTTATAGTCATCGCTATCTTATTGATGGCAAGCTTTAATCCGGTTACTGAAAGTGTGCTGTGGTTTATGGCGGCATCGGCAGTTCTATTAGGGTTCTCATCAGCGACGCAAGATATCGTCATCGATGCGTACCGGATTGAGATTGCGCCGCCGACCTTGCAGCCGACCTTGGCCGCTATGTATGTAGCAGGCTACCGCATAGGCATGATTGTTGCGGGGGCAGGGGCGTTATATTTAGCGGACTATTTTGGCTCTACTGAAGCTTTTTATAGCTATGAGGCTTGGCGTAATACCTATTATATTATGGCCGCAGTGATGTCAATTGGTATCTTGACCACTTTTGCAGGTTATGAGCCTATTGCTGAGATTTTGCAGGTCAAAAAACAAAAACTTAACCTAAAGATATTTTTTATCTACGCTGGCTTATTGGTGATACCCGGCTCGATTTATGGTTTGGTGAGCTTGGTTGAGATTATTTATAATAATTTTTTAGATACGACTATTAATGTTGTACCGCTCGCTATCATGCCAGCCGTTAACCTCTACTTCCTAGCTTTAGTCGCTTGTGCGCCGCTGCTACTTTTATTCTTTATTATAAACCAGCCTAAAATTGTTAATAAAGTCTCTTTGGTGGTTGAGACCAGCGAGGACTACGTCAGAATCGTCATGCTTTTTGCTTTTACGGTCATAAGCTTTATCGCCGCTTTTATTATTATTGGCAGCTTTTTTAGCGATAGTGAAAGCGTGTTATTGAGCTTTGTAGCTGAAACCGTACGCTTACTGGGCAGTTTAGTGGTGGCCGTAGCGGTAGGATATGGGTTAACGCATGTGGGATTGGCCAAAAAAGAAGTCGCCAAAACCATGTGGATAGATCCTATTGCTGACTTCTTCAAACGCTATGGCAAAAAGGCATTATTACTATTGTTACTTATTGGCTTATACCGCGTCTCTGATATTGTAGCGGGGGTCATCTCCAACGTTTTTTACCAAGATATGAGCTTTACCAAAGTTGAGATTGCCAATGCCGTCAAGTTGGTTGGCGTATTAATGGCGCTTGCTGGCGGATTTTTGGGCGGGGTATTGGCGCAAAAGATGCGGCTGATGCATGCCATGATGCTGGGCGCCTTATTAGCCTGTGTGACCAATTTGCTATTTGTATTATTGACTTATAATCCAGGTAGCTTGCCGCACATGTATCTGGCGGTTATTTTAGATAATTTGGCGGCAGGATTTGCTAGTGCGGTATTTATTGCCTTTTTATCGGCTTTGACTTCTATTAGGTTTACGGCGGTACAATATTCAATATTTTCGTCCTTGATGACACTGGCACCCAAGGTGTTAGGCGGATACTCTGGCGGTATCGTGGATAATATGGGTTATCCATTCTTTTTCTTATTCACTTTTGCTATTGGTATTCCAGTATTGCTGCTTATCTACCTAGTTGATAAACATATTGTTATTGGCGACAACGACGATATATATGGCGATGATGAGGATGACGATAAAGGCGATGGTGCTAAAAGTGATGAAGGTACGGGTGTTGATAAATTGACTAAAATTAATCCCAATTTAACCGACACCAAAGAGCCACCACGTGCGCCAGAATAA
- a CDS encoding ornithine cyclodeaminase family protein, with the protein MQLLNKTVVTKHLTMQAAIDTIEQLLKTQANYPSWIKSPERLVIETFAEDDKKSSGSHLSMPATIYDGKDEYAAVKLVTICPDNPSRDLPTTTAIITVSNNATGEILAVMDGIYITQVRTAALSGIASKYMAKKDCQSLVVVGCGGMAYEQLNAVLTVRPDIQTVYLWNRSLEGAKQFKENFARDYQQWKVELVICEHIEDAVKHADIINVATRATEGLFSVDQIKSDVHINAVGAYQPSMKEIANDVIENSSMVVVDDKQGSRHEAGDLIQAHKADDCSWTWDDLSGDLKELVTKEVVKSEQGITLFKSVGAARFDAAVALYVAKQADQNHLGEKVSW; encoded by the coding sequence ATGCAATTATTAAACAAAACCGTAGTGACTAAGCATTTAACTATGCAAGCAGCAATAGATACTATTGAACAGCTACTAAAAACCCAAGCTAACTATCCGAGCTGGATTAAGTCACCTGAGCGGCTAGTGATTGAAACTTTCGCTGAAGATGATAAAAAAAGCTCGGGCTCGCATTTATCCATGCCAGCGACGATTTATGATGGTAAGGACGAATATGCAGCGGTCAAGCTGGTAACCATTTGTCCCGACAATCCCAGTCGTGATTTGCCGACCACCACTGCCATTATTACGGTCTCCAATAATGCTACGGGCGAGATACTAGCGGTGATGGATGGTATTTATATTACCCAAGTACGTACCGCCGCGCTATCTGGTATCGCTAGCAAATATATGGCGAAAAAGGATTGTCAAAGCTTAGTGGTTGTCGGTTGTGGCGGCATGGCTTATGAGCAGTTGAATGCGGTACTTACTGTCCGTCCTGATATTCAAACCGTATATCTATGGAATAGAAGTCTTGAGGGCGCAAAGCAATTTAAGGAAAATTTTGCTCGCGACTATCAACAATGGAAGGTCGAATTAGTCATTTGTGAGCATATAGAAGATGCTGTTAAACACGCCGATATCATTAATGTCGCTACTCGTGCCACTGAAGGTCTATTTAGTGTTGATCAGATTAAATCGGATGTGCATATCAATGCTGTTGGCGCTTATCAGCCCTCAATGAAAGAGATTGCTAATGATGTGATTGAAAATAGCAGTATGGTGGTGGTTGATGATAAACAAGGGAGCCGTCATGAAGCTGGCGATCTGATTCAGGCGCATAAGGCCGATGATTGCTCATGGACTTGGGATGACCTGAGCGGCGACTTAAAAGAGTTGGTAACCAAAGAAGTGGTTAAGTCTGAGCAAGGCATAACGCTATTTAAGTCGGTAGGGGCGGCCCGCTTTGATGCTGCAGTGGCTTTATATGTCGCCAAGCAAGCTGATCAAAACCATTTGGGTGAAAAGGTATCTTGGTAA